In one Parvibaculum sp. genomic region, the following are encoded:
- the secD gene encoding protein translocase subunit SecD, with product MRTSRSVLASYVAIVLFGIAAALPNLLTPAQLDALPGWLPHQQVTLGLDLRGGSHLVLEVDADTLVGNKLETMADDARQVLREEGIGVTDVKRQGQSIVVTLARPDVTALASAERALRQVVSPAQPTAFGEAGKDIDVRPEEDRFIRLTLTEAGVRARVNAAIEQSLEIVRQRVDQIGVAEPTLQRVGADRILVQLPGLQDPTRLRTILGSTAQMSFHMLSREAPADGRAPIGTRMLPSAQGPERYPVERRTALSGERLTDARAGFDSQTGEPVVTFRFDSLGARQFGDITRNNIGRPFAIVLDGKVLSAPVIREPITGGTGQISGNFTVEDTVTLSALLRSGALPAPLTVIEERSVGPGLGSDAINMGIWAGLAGFGLVIAFMLTLYGRWGLVANLALGLNVILTFGALSLLGATLTLPGIAGIILSIGIAVDANILINERIREETKKGLKALAALETGFSRAYSTIIDANVTTLIATALLFSFGSGPVRGFAITMMIGIGISMFTAVAVVRLVMAWIVRRQRIKVLRIEPPVRFMPEGTKIGFMKARYLGIAVSIFLSLASVGLFINPGLSYGIDFKGGIQMEVKTGAPADLAQMRAMLGGLGLGEIAMQEFGDDRSVLIRVERQPGGDAAQSKAVTEMRKTVASVDGGASVERAEVVGPKVSGELAQAALLSVALASLAMLVYIWWRFEWPFAAGAIVTLILDVTKTVGFFALTGLDFNLTAIAALLTIVGYSVNDKVVVYDRMRENMRLYKKMPLRDLIDMSINQTFGRCLFTSMTTFLALLPMAIWGGSAVASFALPMIFGVVIATSSSIFIAAPILLFLGDWRERRRKTGLEAGKAAMRATVR from the coding sequence ATGCGCACATCACGATCCGTGCTGGCGAGTTATGTGGCGATTGTCCTGTTCGGTATCGCTGCGGCCCTACCCAATCTATTGACCCCAGCGCAGCTTGACGCCTTGCCCGGTTGGCTCCCTCATCAACAGGTGACGCTGGGTCTCGATCTGCGTGGCGGCTCGCATCTCGTGCTCGAGGTCGATGCAGATACGCTTGTCGGCAACAAACTCGAAACGATGGCCGACGACGCGCGGCAGGTTCTTCGCGAAGAAGGGATTGGCGTCACCGATGTAAAACGGCAGGGCCAATCGATCGTCGTGACGCTTGCGCGGCCGGATGTGACGGCGCTTGCCAGCGCGGAGCGGGCGCTCCGGCAAGTCGTTTCGCCGGCTCAACCGACAGCATTCGGCGAAGCCGGCAAGGACATCGACGTGCGGCCGGAAGAGGACAGGTTCATTCGCCTGACGCTGACAGAGGCAGGTGTGCGCGCACGCGTGAATGCCGCCATCGAGCAAAGCCTTGAAATCGTCCGGCAGCGCGTGGACCAGATCGGTGTCGCCGAGCCGACACTCCAGCGTGTCGGCGCCGACCGGATTCTCGTCCAGTTGCCCGGTTTGCAGGATCCGACGCGACTGCGGACCATTCTCGGCAGTACGGCGCAGATGAGCTTCCATATGCTTTCCCGCGAAGCGCCCGCCGATGGACGGGCACCGATCGGGACAAGAATGCTGCCGTCGGCGCAAGGACCGGAACGTTATCCGGTGGAGAGACGTACGGCACTGAGCGGCGAGCGGCTGACGGATGCGCGCGCCGGGTTCGATTCGCAGACCGGCGAGCCGGTGGTGACTTTTCGTTTCGACAGCCTGGGGGCGCGGCAGTTTGGCGACATCACCCGGAACAACATCGGACGGCCCTTTGCGATCGTGCTTGATGGCAAGGTGCTGAGCGCGCCTGTCATCCGGGAGCCGATTACCGGCGGGACCGGCCAGATCAGCGGCAACTTCACAGTGGAAGACACAGTGACGCTTTCGGCGCTGCTGCGCTCCGGCGCGCTGCCGGCGCCACTCACCGTTATCGAGGAACGAAGCGTGGGCCCCGGTCTCGGCAGCGACGCGATCAATATGGGCATATGGGCGGGACTGGCGGGCTTCGGGCTCGTGATTGCCTTCATGCTGACGCTATACGGGCGGTGGGGCCTTGTCGCCAATCTGGCGCTCGGGCTCAACGTGATCCTGACTTTCGGTGCGCTCAGCCTTCTCGGTGCGACGCTGACGCTGCCCGGCATCGCCGGCATCATTCTCAGCATCGGCATCGCGGTCGACGCGAACATCCTGATCAATGAGCGCATACGCGAGGAGACGAAAAAGGGGCTGAAGGCGCTGGCGGCGCTGGAGACCGGATTCTCCCGCGCCTATTCGACCATCATCGACGCCAATGTGACGACGCTGATCGCGACGGCACTGCTGTTCAGTTTCGGTTCAGGGCCGGTGCGCGGTTTTGCGATCACCATGATGATCGGCATCGGCATCTCGATGTTCACGGCAGTGGCGGTCGTACGGCTCGTCATGGCATGGATCGTGAGGCGGCAGCGAATAAAGGTGCTGCGGATCGAGCCACCCGTTCGCTTCATGCCGGAGGGGACGAAGATCGGCTTCATGAAGGCGCGTTACCTGGGGATCGCGGTTTCGATTTTTCTGTCGCTCGCTTCCGTCGGCCTCTTCATCAACCCGGGATTGAGCTACGGCATCGACTTCAAGGGCGGCATCCAAATGGAGGTGAAGACGGGCGCCCCCGCCGATCTTGCGCAGATGCGTGCCATGCTGGGCGGGCTGGGGCTCGGCGAGATAGCGATGCAGGAATTCGGCGACGACCGCAGCGTGCTGATCCGCGTCGAGCGTCAGCCGGGCGGCGATGCGGCGCAGAGCAAGGCTGTGACCGAAATGCGGAAAACGGTGGCTTCGGTCGACGGCGGTGCAAGCGTGGAGCGCGCGGAAGTCGTGGGGCCGAAGGTGAGCGGCGAGCTGGCGCAGGCGGCGCTGCTTTCCGTCGCTCTCGCGAGCCTCGCGATGCTGGTTTACATCTGGTGGCGTTTCGAGTGGCCGTTCGCGGCTGGCGCCATCGTCACACTCATTCTCGACGTGACAAAGACGGTCGGGTTTTTTGCGCTGACGGGGCTCGACTTCAATCTTACGGCAATTGCCGCCTTGCTCACCATCGTCGGCTATTCAGTCAACGACAAGGTCGTGGTGTACGATCGCATGCGCGAAAACATGCGGCTCTACAAGAAAATGCCCCTGAGAGACCTTATCGACATGAGCATCAACCAGACATTCGGGCGATGCCTGTTTACGTCGATGACGACATTTTTGGCATTGCTGCCAATGGCCATCTGGGGCGGGAGTGCGGTTGCGAGTTTTGCCTTGCCGATGATCTTCGGTGTCGTGATAGCCACAAGTTCGTCGATCTTCATTGCCGCGCCGATTCTGCTGTTTCTCGGCGACTGGCGCGAGAGGCGGCGGAAAACAGGTTTGGAGGCCGGGAAAGCGGCAATGCGCGCAACGGTGCGATAA
- the parC gene encoding DNA topoisomerase IV subunit A, with protein MTKAVTPPPIEPEHEVNLREALETRYLAYALSTIMHRALPDVRDGLKPVHRRVLFAMRQLKLDPGSGFKKSARVVGDVIGRYHPHGDQSVYDALVRLAQDFSVRYPLVDGQGNFGNVDGDNAAAMRYTEARLTAVAGLLLDGLEEDTVDFRETYDGEDSEPVVLPGAFPQLLANGAAGIAVGMATSIPPHNAAELCDAALHLIKYPNARTAKLVEFVQGPDFPTGGIIVEPREAILEAYETGRGGFRVRARWEKEELARGGWQIVVSEIPYQVQKSKLVEKLAELLQARKLPLLEDVRDESAEEIRLVLVPKSRSVEPAQLMETLFRSTELESRFPLNLNVLSAGQVPGVMNLREALRAWLEHRKEVLVRRSNFRLDKIARRLEVLEGYLVAYLNLDEVIRIIREEDEPKPKLMKKFKLSDNQAEAILNMRLRSLRKLEEMEIKGEHKKLSAEQKELKGLVRSDAKQWERVAGEIKEVRATFGPKSDLGKRRTTFSDAPKVEFVPVEAMIEKEPITVVCSKKGWIRAMKGHLGSDADIKYKEGDGEKFVLNAETTDKVLIFATDGRFYTLNADKLPGGRGHGEPLRLAIDMDESHDVVEIFVHRPGRKLIVASHEGNGFVVPEDEVVAMRRAGKQVLNVGGTDEAAACAAVSGDHVAAIGENRKLLIFPLKELPEMTRGKGVRLQRYGDGGLADIKTFTLKEGLTTYDKGGRSRSFTELKDWIGARAQAGRLPPKGFPADRKFGGAFGAV; from the coding sequence ATGACCAAAGCCGTTACGCCGCCGCCGATCGAGCCCGAGCATGAAGTCAATTTGCGCGAGGCGCTGGAGACGCGGTATCTCGCTTATGCGCTGTCGACGATCATGCATCGGGCGTTGCCGGATGTGCGCGACGGGCTGAAGCCGGTGCATCGCCGGGTGCTGTTCGCGATGCGGCAGTTGAAGCTCGATCCGGGGTCGGGGTTCAAGAAGTCGGCGCGGGTGGTGGGCGACGTGATCGGCCGTTATCACCCGCATGGCGACCAGTCGGTCTATGACGCGCTGGTGCGGCTGGCGCAGGATTTTTCGGTGCGCTATCCGCTGGTCGACGGGCAGGGCAATTTCGGCAATGTCGACGGCGATAACGCGGCGGCGATGCGCTACACGGAAGCGCGGCTGACGGCGGTGGCGGGGCTGCTGCTCGACGGGCTGGAAGAAGACACAGTCGATTTCCGCGAGACTTACGACGGCGAGGACAGCGAGCCTGTCGTGCTGCCCGGCGCCTTTCCGCAATTGCTGGCGAACGGCGCGGCGGGGATCGCGGTCGGCATGGCGACCAGCATTCCGCCGCACAATGCGGCCGAACTCTGCGACGCGGCGCTGCATCTGATCAAATATCCCAATGCGCGGACGGCGAAGCTTGTCGAATTCGTGCAGGGCCCGGATTTTCCGACCGGCGGCATCATCGTCGAACCGCGCGAGGCGATCCTCGAGGCTTATGAGACCGGGCGCGGCGGCTTTCGCGTGCGGGCGCGGTGGGAGAAGGAGGAACTGGCGCGGGGCGGCTGGCAGATCGTCGTCAGCGAAATTCCCTATCAGGTGCAGAAGTCGAAGCTGGTGGAGAAGCTTGCCGAACTGCTGCAGGCGCGCAAGTTGCCGCTGCTGGAAGATGTGCGCGACGAGAGCGCCGAGGAAATCCGGCTGGTGCTGGTGCCGAAATCGCGCAGCGTCGAGCCCGCGCAACTGATGGAAACGCTGTTCCGCTCGACCGAACTCGAAAGCCGCTTCCCGCTCAACCTCAACGTGCTGTCGGCCGGACAGGTGCCGGGCGTGATGAATTTGCGCGAGGCGTTGCGCGCCTGGCTCGAACACCGCAAGGAAGTGCTGGTGCGGCGCTCGAATTTCCGCCTCGACAAGATCGCGCGGCGGCTCGAAGTGCTGGAAGGCTATCTCGTCGCCTATCTCAATCTCGACGAGGTGATCCGCATTATCCGCGAGGAGGACGAGCCGAAGCCGAAGCTGATGAAGAAATTCAAGCTCAGCGACAACCAGGCCGAGGCGATCCTCAACATGCGGCTGCGGAGCTTGCGCAAGCTTGAAGAAATGGAGATCAAGGGCGAGCACAAGAAGCTGTCGGCCGAGCAGAAGGAGCTGAAGGGACTGGTCCGGTCGGATGCCAAACAATGGGAACGGGTGGCCGGGGAAATCAAGGAGGTGCGGGCGACGTTCGGGCCGAAGTCCGATCTCGGCAAGCGGCGGACGACATTCTCCGACGCGCCGAAGGTCGAGTTCGTGCCGGTCGAGGCGATGATCGAGAAGGAGCCGATCACCGTCGTCTGTTCGAAGAAGGGCTGGATCCGCGCGATGAAGGGGCATCTCGGATCCGATGCCGACATCAAATACAAGGAAGGCGACGGCGAGAAGTTCGTGCTGAATGCCGAGACGACCGACAAGGTGCTGATTTTCGCCACCGACGGGCGCTTCTATACGCTCAATGCCGACAAGCTGCCGGGCGGACGCGGACACGGCGAACCGCTGAGGCTCGCCATCGACATGGATGAGAGCCATGACGTCGTCGAGATTTTCGTGCATCGGCCGGGGCGCAAGCTGATCGTCGCCTCGCATGAGGGCAACGGGTTCGTCGTGCCGGAAGACGAGGTGGTGGCGATGCGGCGCGCCGGCAAGCAGGTGCTGAATGTCGGCGGCACCGACGAGGCGGCGGCTTGCGCGGCGGTCTCGGGCGATCATGTGGCCGCGATCGGCGAGAACCGCAAGCTGCTGATTTTCCCGCTGAAGGAACTGCCGGAGATGACGCGCGGCAAGGGCGTGCGCCTGCAACGCTATGGCGATGGCGGACTTGCCGACATCAAGACGTTCACGCTGAAAGAGGGACTGACGACCTACGACAAGGGCGGGCGGTCGCGCAGCTTCACCGAGTTGAAGGACTGGATCGGCGCGCGCGCGCAGGCCGGGCGGTTGCCGCCGAAGGGCTTTCCGGCGGACCGGAAATTCGGCGGCGCGTTCGGGGCGGTTTGA
- the recO gene encoding DNA repair protein RecO yields MEWRDEGFVLSARAHGENGAIVALFTREQGRHLGLVRGGASQRMKGVLQPGNKLAAHWRGRLAEHLGTYQVELVKPLAGLLMDDATALTALSAASAIAEAIPEREAHPALYDAYDVLLSTLEDGHVWPAVFVRFELGLLQELGFGLDLTQCAATGGRDDLIYVSPKSGAAVSREAGEPYKDRLFRLPGFLLASQAGEASAAEVAEGLRMTGHFLERHLYAPQGRHLPDARIRLMEKLARGL; encoded by the coding sequence ATGGAATGGCGCGACGAGGGGTTTGTGCTGTCGGCGCGGGCGCATGGCGAGAACGGCGCCATCGTCGCCTTGTTCACGCGCGAACAGGGGCGGCATCTGGGGCTGGTGCGCGGCGGCGCCTCGCAGCGGATGAAGGGCGTGCTGCAGCCCGGCAACAAGCTCGCGGCGCATTGGCGGGGGCGGCTGGCCGAACATCTCGGCACCTATCAGGTGGAACTTGTGAAGCCGCTGGCGGGGCTCTTGATGGACGACGCGACCGCGCTGACGGCGCTGAGCGCGGCGAGCGCCATTGCCGAGGCGATCCCCGAAAGGGAGGCGCATCCCGCACTTTACGATGCCTATGACGTTCTGCTTTCGACGCTGGAAGACGGCCATGTTTGGCCGGCGGTTTTCGTGCGCTTCGAACTCGGGCTGTTGCAGGAACTCGGCTTCGGGCTCGACCTCACGCAATGTGCGGCGACGGGGGGGCGGGACGACCTGATTTATGTGTCGCCGAAAAGCGGGGCGGCGGTGAGCCGCGAAGCGGGCGAGCCCTACAAGGACCGGCTGTTCCGGCTGCCGGGCTTTCTGCTGGCATCGCAGGCCGGCGAGGCGAGCGCGGCGGAGGTCGCCGAGGGTTTGCGCATGACCGGGCATTTTCTCGAACGGCATCTCTATGCGCCGCAGGGGCGGCATTTGCCGGATGCGCGGATAAGGCTGATGGAGAAGCTGGCGCGGGGCTTGTGA
- a CDS encoding TraR/DksA family transcriptional regulator, with protein MTEKALAARFRPLLEAELAELRAQSEMRADDRAPVTLDQQSVGRLSRMDAIQSQAMAQATEKRRHQRMAQIEAAFRRMEAGEYGYCASCGEAIAEKRLAADPAAHLCVGCSKGR; from the coding sequence ATGACGGAAAAAGCACTTGCCGCGCGTTTCCGGCCGCTGCTCGAAGCGGAGCTTGCGGAGCTGCGTGCGCAATCGGAGATGAGAGCGGATGACCGGGCACCGGTGACGCTCGACCAGCAGAGCGTCGGGCGGCTGTCGCGCATGGACGCGATACAGTCGCAGGCGATGGCGCAGGCGACCGAAAAGCGGCGGCACCAGCGCATGGCGCAGATCGAGGCGGCGTTCCGGCGGATGGAGGCCGGCGAATACGGCTATTGCGCGAGCTGCGGCGAGGCGATTGCCGAGAAGCGGCTGGCGGCCGATCCGGCGGCGCATTTGTGCGTCGGGTGCTCGAAGGGGCGGTGA
- a CDS encoding class I SAM-dependent methyltransferase, which produces MESTATCPVCRAAAPLPFMDVGPQRYWKCQTCDARFLDPAQHPAPDVERAHYLTHENDPADPRYRKFLAKLAMPLLARLSPASSGIDYGCGPGPALAAMLREAGHDVALYDPFFHADESALARNYDFIACTETAEHFHRPADEFDRLDTLLRPGGWLALMTAFRPADEKFADWHYRKDPTHVVFYNEATLRAVATTRNWSCEFPAPDVALMRKAG; this is translated from the coding sequence ATGGAAAGTACCGCCACCTGCCCCGTCTGCCGCGCAGCCGCGCCGCTACCTTTCATGGATGTCGGCCCGCAACGCTACTGGAAATGCCAAACCTGCGATGCCCGCTTCCTCGATCCGGCGCAGCACCCGGCGCCCGATGTCGAGCGCGCCCACTACCTGACGCACGAAAACGATCCCGCCGATCCGCGCTACCGCAAATTTCTCGCAAAGCTCGCAATGCCGCTGCTGGCCCGCCTCTCGCCCGCCTCCTCCGGCATCGATTACGGCTGCGGCCCCGGCCCGGCGCTCGCCGCGATGCTCCGCGAAGCCGGCCACGACGTCGCGCTCTACGACCCGTTTTTCCACGCCGATGAAAGCGCCCTCGCCCGCAACTACGATTTCATCGCCTGCACCGAAACCGCCGAACATTTCCACCGCCCGGCCGACGAGTTCGACCGCCTCGACACATTGCTGCGCCCCGGCGGCTGGCTAGCTCTGATGACCGCCTTCCGCCCCGCCGACGAAAAATTTGCCGATTGGCACTACCGCAAGGATCCAACGCACGTCGTCTTCTACAACGAAGCGACACTCCGCGCCGTCGCAACCACGCGCAACTGGTCCTGCGAGTTCCCCGCTCCCGACGTGGCGCTGATGCGGAAGGCGGGGTAA